From Methanocella paludicola SANAE, a single genomic window includes:
- the hypA gene encoding hydrogenase maturation nickel metallochaperone HypA, whose product MHELSIATDLVNTALRTANENNAKKVLAVTVEAGELAMVNPEQLEFMFDILIEDNMMKGAKLRIETVPAVGECPNCGYKGPIEDRFACSCPKCGMTLKITAGRDICLKNMELEI is encoded by the coding sequence ATGCACGAACTTAGTATCGCTACCGACCTTGTTAATACGGCCCTGAGGACGGCGAACGAGAACAACGCCAAAAAGGTGCTCGCGGTGACGGTAGAGGCCGGCGAGCTGGCGATGGTGAACCCCGAGCAATTAGAGTTCATGTTCGACATCCTCATAGAGGATAACATGATGAAGGGAGCGAAGCTCAGGATCGAGACCGTGCCCGCGGTGGGCGAGTGCCCGAACTGCGGCTATAAGGGCCCGATCGAGGACCGCTTCGCCTGCTCATGCCCGAAGTGCGGCATGACGCTAAAAATAACGGCAGGCAGGGACATCTGCCTCAAAAACATGGAGCTGGAGATCTAA
- a CDS encoding HAD family hydrolase, which yields MAERCSVDIYLYRAALFDMDGVITDTMPLHYESWKLAFARAGIVVEKMDVYLREGMTSTAMARDIAASKNKDLPGEELGRIVDDKTRAFGEMVNEHGRAYDGVRETLRMLRNNGVALALVTGSKRESVATVLKKVGLDGAFDVIVGAEDVASGKPGPEPYLSAMTKLDMPALDCVAIENAPLGIKSAKAAKVGYVIAIASTLDPSYLQEADEVDESFSDLEQCFARRFEMRPGRAIM from the coding sequence ATGGCCGAAAGATGCTCCGTTGACATTTACTTATACAGGGCAGCGCTCTTCGACATGGACGGCGTGATCACGGATACCATGCCCCTTCACTACGAGTCCTGGAAGCTCGCCTTTGCCCGGGCCGGCATAGTTGTCGAAAAGATGGACGTCTATCTCAGGGAGGGCATGACTTCGACTGCCATGGCCCGGGACATCGCTGCCTCAAAAAATAAAGACTTACCAGGTGAAGAGCTCGGCCGCATAGTCGACGATAAGACCAGGGCCTTTGGCGAGATGGTCAACGAGCACGGGCGGGCATACGACGGCGTGAGGGAAACGCTCCGGATGCTCCGGAACAATGGCGTAGCGCTGGCGCTGGTGACCGGGAGCAAGAGGGAGTCGGTGGCCACGGTCTTAAAAAAGGTGGGGCTGGATGGGGCGTTCGACGTCATCGTGGGCGCCGAGGACGTGGCGAGCGGCAAGCCCGGGCCGGAGCCATACCTGTCCGCCATGACGAAGCTCGATATGCCGGCCCTCGACTGCGTAGCCATCGAGAACGCCCCGCTCGGTATAAAGTCCGCGAAAGCCGCTAAGGTGGGCTACGTCATCGCCATCGCATCGACGCTTGATCCTTCGTACTTACAGGAGGCCGACGAGGTGGACGAATCGTTCTCAGACCTCGAGCAGTGCTTCGCTCGAAGGTTCGAAATGCGGCCCGGCCGGGCCATCATGTGA
- a CDS encoding HypC/HybG/HupF family hydrogenase formation chaperone, translating into MCLAVLAQLKEIKEGNIAVADFGGLTQEVRLDLLEEPKIDDWVLVHTGFAIQVVDEKEAMEMKKVLDEVAAINEEMDNART; encoded by the coding sequence ATGTGTCTTGCAGTTCTGGCTCAGTTAAAGGAAATTAAGGAAGGCAACATCGCCGTAGCCGACTTCGGGGGCCTGACCCAGGAGGTGCGGCTGGACCTGCTCGAGGAGCCTAAGATAGACGACTGGGTCCTCGTGCACACCGGCTTCGCCATCCAGGTGGTCGACGAGAAAGAGGCCATGGAAATGAAGAAGGTCCTCGACGAAGTGGCGGCCATCAACGAGGAAATGGACAATGCACGAACTTAG
- the aroA gene encoding 3-phosphoshikimate 1-carboxyvinyltransferase — MMPIKSKDSIVAKVKKSEVYGEVEAPPSKSYTHRSIVIGSLGHYSKIEKPLLSADTLATVGACRAMGAEIDVKGDYLEIAGVIGRPKVPDDVVNAANSGTTLRLCTSMAALADGATVFTGDSSLRSRPNGPLIKALNDLGAICFSTRHNGLAPIVVQGPMKGGEIFIEGGISSQFISSLLISCPFARRDTTININGELKSKPYVEVTLEMMEKAGGKVSTDFKEFHIESDQDYELKSYRVPGDFSSASYMLAAGALAGKVTVANLFESKQGDAAIMEYLLDMGANVYWDTEKGTVTVEQAGLRGIDIDAGATPDLVPTLAVLAACAKGTTRITNAAHVRYKETDRLHAMATELKKMGADITEEPDGLVINGGRLKGAKVDGYDDHRIVMALAVAGLMASGTTSIDTAESVDISYPGFFADLKRIGAKVDT, encoded by the coding sequence ATGATGCCGATAAAATCTAAAGATAGTATCGTAGCGAAGGTCAAGAAGTCCGAGGTTTATGGTGAGGTCGAGGCTCCCCCGTCTAAAAGCTATACGCACAGGTCCATCGTTATAGGCAGCCTGGGGCACTATTCTAAGATAGAAAAGCCCTTGCTTTCTGCCGATACGTTAGCAACAGTGGGGGCGTGCAGGGCCATGGGGGCGGAGATCGACGTAAAGGGCGACTACCTTGAGATCGCCGGCGTCATCGGCAGGCCGAAGGTGCCCGACGACGTGGTCAACGCCGCTAACAGTGGCACCACTTTACGTTTGTGCACGTCCATGGCGGCGCTGGCGGACGGCGCTACCGTCTTTACGGGCGATAGCTCGCTTCGGAGCCGCCCCAACGGTCCCCTCATCAAGGCGCTCAACGACCTTGGCGCGATCTGTTTTTCCACCCGCCACAACGGGCTTGCGCCTATCGTCGTGCAGGGCCCCATGAAGGGCGGCGAGATCTTTATCGAGGGGGGCATCAGCTCTCAGTTCATCTCATCACTGCTCATCTCCTGCCCGTTCGCCAGGCGGGACACGACGATCAACATTAACGGCGAACTGAAGTCTAAGCCGTACGTCGAGGTAACGCTCGAGATGATGGAAAAGGCCGGCGGGAAAGTGTCTACCGATTTTAAGGAGTTCCACATCGAGAGCGACCAGGATTACGAGCTCAAGTCATACCGTGTCCCCGGTGATTTCTCCTCCGCTTCATACATGCTCGCGGCCGGAGCGCTGGCCGGAAAGGTCACGGTCGCCAACCTTTTCGAGTCAAAGCAGGGGGACGCGGCCATCATGGAGTACCTGCTGGACATGGGCGCGAACGTGTACTGGGACACGGAGAAGGGCACGGTCACGGTGGAGCAGGCCGGGCTGAGGGGCATCGACATCGACGCGGGGGCGACCCCCGACCTGGTGCCGACGCTCGCCGTCCTCGCCGCGTGCGCTAAGGGCACGACCCGTATCACCAACGCGGCCCACGTCAGGTATAAGGAGACGGACCGTCTCCACGCCATGGCCACGGAGCTTAAGAAGATGGGCGCCGACATCACTGAGGAGCCCGACGGCTTAGTGATCAATGGCGGCAGGCTCAAGGGCGCGAAGGTCGACGGCTACGACGATCACCGCATAGTCATGGCGCTCGCGGTCGCGGGCCTGATGGCCTCGGGAACGACCTCCATAGACACGGCCGAGTCCGTGGACATCTCGTACCCGGGATTTTTTGCCGACCTTAAGCGCATCGGCGCGAAGGTGGACACATGA
- the hypE gene encoding hydrogenase expression/formation protein HypE: MEKVAIVQKMPEKVSLIHGAGGEMMQSLIGGVFATIKNNNAGGIGLEALDDGAAIPFGDKFIVLTTDNHVIKPIFFPGGDIGRLSISGTVNDLAMMGAKPIALTNGVVLPEGFPIEDLQKIVKSVDEALEEAGCALVTGDTKVLPREALDSIIINTSGIGITDNPIRDCGLKPGNKIIVTGTIGDHGIAIIAHREGFKFGSELKSDVAPIWKTVEAALAVGGITAMKDPTRGGVANVLNEMAKKSGVRIVIQEETLPFRQDVRAAADMLGLDPMEVANEGKAVIGVEADKADAVLEAVRKTKYGKDAVIIGSVEEGSGVIMKTRIGGQRFIEPPLGDPVPRVC; the protein is encoded by the coding sequence ATGGAAAAGGTGGCTATAGTTCAAAAAATGCCGGAGAAGGTAAGCCTGATCCACGGCGCGGGCGGCGAGATGATGCAGTCGCTCATCGGCGGCGTGTTCGCCACCATCAAGAACAACAACGCCGGAGGCATCGGCCTGGAGGCGCTGGACGACGGCGCGGCCATACCGTTCGGCGACAAATTCATCGTCCTCACTACGGATAATCACGTCATCAAGCCCATTTTCTTCCCGGGCGGCGACATCGGGCGCCTGTCCATTTCGGGCACGGTCAACGACCTGGCCATGATGGGCGCAAAGCCTATAGCGCTCACGAACGGCGTTGTCCTGCCCGAAGGCTTCCCCATCGAGGACCTGCAAAAGATCGTAAAGTCGGTGGACGAGGCCCTGGAGGAGGCGGGCTGCGCCCTGGTAACGGGGGACACGAAAGTCCTGCCCAGGGAGGCGCTTGACAGTATCATCATCAACACGTCGGGAATAGGGATAACAGATAATCCTATAAGGGATTGCGGCCTGAAGCCTGGTAACAAGATCATCGTCACCGGCACCATCGGCGACCACGGCATCGCCATCATAGCGCATCGAGAGGGCTTCAAGTTCGGCTCGGAGCTAAAGTCGGACGTGGCGCCCATCTGGAAGACCGTGGAGGCGGCGCTCGCCGTCGGAGGAATAACGGCCATGAAGGACCCCACCCGGGGCGGCGTGGCCAACGTTTTGAACGAGATGGCGAAGAAGAGCGGCGTGCGCATCGTCATCCAGGAGGAGACGCTCCCCTTCCGCCAGGACGTCCGTGCCGCGGCCGACATGCTTGGCCTGGACCCCATGGAAGTGGCCAACGAGGGCAAGGCGGTCATCGGCGTAGAGGCCGATAAGGCCGATGCCGTCCTCGAAGCCGTCCGGAAGACTAAGTACGGGAAGGACGCCGTCATCATCGGCTCAGTGGAAGAGGGAAGCGGCGTCATCATGAAGACCCGCATCGGCGGCCAGCGGTTCATCGAGCCGCCCCTCGGCGACCCCGTGCCCCGCGTCTGTTGA
- a CDS encoding FAD-dependent oxidoreductase, which produces MSSDRIVFIGAGGAGITTAFTLARKRPDMKITLFSKDPIVAYSQCGMPFVLDRKIESFDKLVLYTPEVFKDLGLDVRTGTAVTGIDLEAKTVTIEGGEALEYGKLVISTGSVPFVPPVPGVGLMGVYRLLTLEDGKRLAEAMDNVESVAIIGGGPIGLETAPAFLDRFIDVTIIERMPQLMPGALDPDMTKMLEDHLKDKGAVVITGKGVDSINGKDRVESVSVGGETIKADMVLLAAGVKPNVELAKKAGIDIGPAGGIDVDEHFRVKKNGKVLDDVYAAGDCVEEVNAITGRKVVCAIGTVANRQSGYLANELMGMGVPYGPVLCPAITVVGDLQIGSVGLTTRACEAAGIKPISFKAKSNTRARYYPEGGQLDIKLIADGRRVIGAQIIGKEGVHGRINVLTLAIHKKMTPAELADVETCYAPPVSPMIDPITYTAEMLALRCKKYKK; this is translated from the coding sequence ATGAGCTCTGACCGCATTGTTTTTATCGGGGCGGGCGGAGCCGGGATTACCACGGCCTTTACGCTAGCCCGTAAGCGCCCCGACATGAAGATAACTCTTTTCTCTAAAGACCCCATCGTGGCTTACAGCCAGTGCGGTATGCCCTTCGTTCTTGATAGGAAGATCGAGAGCTTTGATAAGCTTGTCTTGTATACCCCTGAGGTTTTTAAAGACCTTGGCCTTGATGTGCGCACGGGCACCGCCGTAACGGGCATTGATCTCGAGGCGAAGACCGTCACGATCGAGGGCGGCGAGGCCCTCGAATATGGAAAGCTGGTCATCAGCACGGGCTCGGTGCCTTTCGTGCCGCCAGTTCCCGGCGTGGGCCTGATGGGGGTGTACCGGCTGTTGACGCTGGAGGATGGGAAGCGGCTTGCAGAGGCCATGGATAACGTTGAGAGTGTGGCTATCATCGGCGGCGGCCCCATCGGCCTGGAGACCGCCCCGGCGTTCCTGGACAGGTTCATCGATGTGACCATCATCGAGCGGATGCCCCAGCTTATGCCCGGGGCCCTTGACCCGGACATGACCAAGATGCTGGAGGACCACCTGAAGGATAAAGGCGCCGTGGTCATCACGGGCAAGGGCGTGGACTCCATTAACGGTAAAGACCGTGTAGAGTCGGTGAGCGTTGGCGGGGAAACGATAAAAGCCGACATGGTGCTCCTGGCGGCCGGGGTGAAGCCCAACGTCGAGCTGGCGAAGAAGGCCGGCATCGACATCGGCCCCGCGGGCGGCATCGACGTGGACGAGCACTTCCGCGTAAAGAAGAACGGCAAAGTGCTGGATGATGTTTATGCGGCCGGCGACTGCGTCGAGGAAGTTAACGCCATTACCGGCCGTAAGGTCGTCTGCGCCATAGGCACCGTGGCAAACCGGCAGTCGGGCTATCTTGCTAACGAGCTCATGGGCATGGGCGTCCCATACGGGCCGGTCCTCTGTCCGGCCATCACCGTGGTCGGCGACCTCCAGATAGGCTCGGTGGGCCTGACGACGAGGGCCTGCGAGGCGGCCGGGATCAAGCCCATATCTTTTAAAGCAAAGAGCAACACGAGGGCCCGGTACTACCCCGAGGGCGGACAGCTGGACATCAAGCTAATAGCGGACGGCAGGCGAGTCATAGGCGCCCAGATCATAGGAAAAGAGGGCGTCCACGGGCGCATCAACGTGCTCACGCTGGCCATCCATAAGAAGATGACCCCTGCCGAGCTGGCCGACGTGGAGACGTGCTATGCCCCGCCCGTGTCACCTATGATCGACCCGATCACGTACACGGCCGAGATGCTGGCACTAAGGTGTAAAAAATATAAAAAGTGA
- the aroC gene encoding chorismate synthase yields the protein MNTFGRRFRLTTFGESHGPAIGAVVDGCPAGLEVGAGDIQAELDKRKPGQSSVTSGRKEPDRVEILSGLFEGKTTGMPIAMLVRNVDVDSSAYENIKDLLRPGHADYGYLAKYGFRDHRGGGRSSGRETAGRVMGGAVAKKLLSLRGIHVYAHTASIYDVKAGEVTPEDIINNTYKNPVRCADPRAVKEMEEAINMAKRDGDSVGGTVEVIATGVPAGLGEPVFGKLDADLAGALMGIGAVKGVEVGLGFGAASLRGSEVNDEFYWDGGVRTRTNRAGGILGGISTGMPIVCRIAVKPTPSISKPQQTVNVETKEDAIIEIKGRHDPSIVPRIVPVVEAMTALVIADHMLISGRIGPALP from the coding sequence ATGAACACGTTCGGCAGGCGCTTCCGGCTGACGACGTTCGGCGAGAGCCACGGCCCTGCCATCGGAGCCGTCGTGGACGGCTGCCCCGCGGGCCTCGAAGTAGGTGCCGGCGATATCCAGGCTGAGCTCGATAAGAGAAAGCCAGGGCAGAGCTCGGTCACCTCCGGGCGCAAGGAGCCCGACCGCGTGGAGATCTTGTCAGGCCTGTTCGAGGGAAAGACCACGGGCATGCCCATCGCCATGCTGGTCCGCAATGTGGACGTGGACTCGTCGGCTTACGAGAATATCAAAGACCTGCTCCGGCCCGGCCACGCCGACTACGGGTACCTGGCGAAGTACGGCTTCAGGGATCACCGGGGCGGAGGACGCTCATCGGGCAGGGAGACCGCGGGCCGGGTCATGGGAGGCGCCGTCGCGAAGAAGCTGCTCTCGCTCAGGGGCATCCACGTTTACGCTCATACGGCCTCTATATACGACGTCAAGGCTGGAGAGGTCACTCCAGAGGACATCATCAATAACACGTACAAGAACCCTGTGCGGTGCGCCGACCCGAGGGCCGTTAAAGAGATGGAGGAAGCCATCAATATGGCAAAGCGGGACGGCGATAGCGTCGGAGGCACTGTAGAGGTCATAGCCACAGGAGTGCCCGCGGGCCTGGGCGAGCCCGTGTTCGGGAAGCTGGACGCCGACCTGGCGGGAGCTCTCATGGGCATCGGCGCCGTGAAGGGCGTCGAGGTCGGCCTCGGGTTCGGGGCCGCATCGCTCAGGGGAAGCGAGGTGAACGACGAGTTCTACTGGGACGGCGGCGTCAGGACGCGCACGAACCGTGCCGGAGGCATCCTGGGCGGCATCAGCACGGGCATGCCCATCGTCTGCAGGATCGCCGTCAAGCCCACGCCATCGATATCGAAACCGCAACAAACGGTCAACGTTGAAACAAAGGAAGACGCGATCATCGAGATAAAGGGGCGCCACGACCCGTCGATAGTGCCGAGGATCGTTCCCGTAGTCGAGGCCATGACGGCCCTGGTGATCGCCGACCACATGCTCATATCGGGCAGGATAGGGCCGGCCCTGCCGTGA
- a CDS encoding tetratricopeptide repeat protein, whose amino-acid sequence MPQRIPELTMGPCREFGEPGLEDIARLPVPPVMPDRVKKVAGRLAADGAIDGDEALYLAELVDKMAVAPGYVRFLDASKKREEAVRLYEITSRLSLTSHPLRDDLLLSIGIILFNLSPSEKLVELLASMRPAKGPLAYEFHSMMALNYLLLERLDTAASHAEEALESAPDEDQAAYVRMLKGCIALRQGNPESAITFFDERKPAGRLRTLASFYSGIVRYEKEDYEGAIRHFESARPGAGDPLDRMAIGCNVGACAVNIGDMEKAESELQEVSRSAWKKSGAKEAYRKLLADSYMGIVSRAHGDYPQAEIYYKEALKACIRQKNTVGIANQIGNIGFLYLYAGDRAGALRLLNSCMVYSERMGYWDGIRFSYEHLYDTLTVMGHALEARKLKQVYTSRYPGLR is encoded by the coding sequence ATGCCGCAGAGGATACCGGAGCTTACTATGGGCCCTTGCCGCGAGTTCGGGGAGCCAGGGCTGGAGGATATCGCCCGCCTGCCGGTGCCGCCTGTTATGCCTGACCGGGTGAAAAAGGTGGCCGGCAGGCTGGCCGCCGATGGGGCCATCGACGGGGACGAGGCCCTGTACCTGGCGGAGCTTGTAGATAAGATGGCCGTGGCCCCTGGCTACGTGCGCTTTCTCGACGCCAGTAAAAAGAGAGAGGAGGCCGTCCGTCTCTACGAAATAACCAGCAGGCTATCGCTGACGTCCCATCCGCTGAGGGACGACCTGCTCCTGTCCATCGGCATCATTCTATTCAACCTCTCGCCATCCGAAAAGCTCGTGGAGCTGCTGGCGTCCATGAGGCCCGCGAAAGGTCCGCTGGCGTACGAGTTCCACTCGATGATGGCCCTGAACTATTTACTTTTGGAGAGGCTCGATACCGCGGCGTCTCACGCGGAAGAGGCGCTGGAGTCCGCGCCCGATGAGGATCAGGCCGCATACGTGAGGATGCTCAAGGGATGCATTGCTCTACGGCAGGGCAATCCCGAATCTGCGATAACATTTTTCGATGAACGAAAGCCCGCCGGGCGCCTTCGGACACTGGCATCCTTCTACTCGGGTATCGTGCGCTATGAAAAGGAGGACTACGAGGGTGCCATCAGGCACTTCGAGTCCGCCCGGCCGGGGGCAGGGGACCCGCTGGACAGGATGGCCATCGGCTGCAACGTGGGCGCCTGTGCCGTGAACATCGGCGACATGGAAAAGGCAGAAAGCGAGCTCCAGGAAGTGAGCCGGTCGGCCTGGAAGAAGAGCGGCGCAAAGGAGGCCTACCGCAAGCTGCTCGCAGACAGCTACATGGGTATCGTGTCGCGGGCGCACGGCGACTACCCGCAGGCTGAAATATACTATAAGGAGGCCCTGAAGGCCTGCATACGGCAGAAGAACACGGTCGGCATCGCGAACCAGATCGGCAACATCGGGTTCCTGTACCTCTACGCGGGCGACCGCGCGGGCGCCCTTCGCCTGCTGAACTCGTGCATGGTGTACTCCGAGCGGATGGGCTACTGGGACGGCATCCGCTTTTCCTACGAGCACCTCTATGACACACTGACGGTCATGGGGCACGCCCTCGAGGCAAGGAAGCTAAAACAGGTGTACACGTCCCGCTACCCCGGGCTGAGATAG
- the pyrE gene encoding orotate phosphoribosyltransferase gives MDTQLVEMLKRTGAVKFGDFTLSSGRKSSYYVDKYVFETNPLCLEAIGERISKMIPPGTQKLAGIEIGSIPLAAIASVKSGMPFVIVRKAQKGYGTNKLIEGVYEKGEKIFVVEDVVTTARGALGAIHTLRDAGLVVDSMVCVVDREEGGHESLEAEGVRVSSLVKSSELLGYKP, from the coding sequence ATGGATACTCAGCTAGTCGAAATGCTCAAGCGGACCGGCGCCGTCAAGTTCGGCGACTTCACCCTGTCATCGGGCCGGAAGAGCAGCTATTACGTGGATAAGTACGTTTTCGAGACGAACCCGCTGTGCCTTGAGGCCATCGGGGAGCGCATCTCGAAGATGATCCCGCCCGGCACGCAGAAGCTCGCCGGCATCGAGATCGGGTCCATTCCACTGGCGGCCATCGCCAGCGTGAAGAGCGGCATGCCCTTCGTCATCGTGCGTAAGGCACAGAAAGGCTATGGCACCAACAAATTAATAGAAGGCGTCTACGAGAAGGGCGAGAAGATCTTCGTCGTTGAAGACGTTGTCACCACCGCCAGAGGGGCGCTCGGCGCCATTCATACCCTGAGGGATGCGGGCCTGGTCGTCGATTCAATGGTCTGCGTGGTCGACCGGGAAGAGGGCGGCCACGAAAGCCTCGAAGCGGAAGGCGTGCGCGTCAGCTCTTTAGTCAAGTCCAGCGAGCTCTTAGGGTACAAGCCCTGA
- a CDS encoding CDP-2,3-bis-(O-geranylgeranyl)-sn-glycerol synthase has protein sequence MMPAYIANPAAALLGGGRPIDMGKYFTDNKRILGDGKTIRGFILGSLCGAIVGLLQIWIAPYIAPYLAAYVSADMLMHASYMALFTMPVGALLGDMVKSFFKRRLGFEQGAMMPIADQLDFVAGAWALTLLLDTSWFFSNFTLAIVVTVLIITPLLHLATNIIGFKIGKKNVPW, from the coding sequence ATGATGCCCGCATATATCGCGAACCCGGCGGCAGCTCTCCTCGGCGGCGGCCGGCCGATCGATATGGGCAAATATTTTACGGACAATAAGCGCATTCTCGGGGACGGCAAGACCATCCGGGGCTTCATCCTGGGCTCGCTCTGCGGCGCCATCGTGGGGCTCCTTCAGATCTGGATCGCCCCGTATATCGCGCCATATCTTGCAGCTTACGTCAGCGCGGACATGCTCATGCACGCCTCGTACATGGCGCTGTTCACCATGCCGGTGGGCGCGCTTCTGGGCGACATGGTAAAGAGCTTCTTCAAGCGGCGCCTGGGCTTCGAGCAGGGCGCCATGATGCCCATCGCGGACCAGCTTGACTTCGTCGCAGGCGCGTGGGCGCTCACGCTTCTCCTGGACACGTCGTGGTTCTTCTCGAACTTCACGCTCGCCATCGTGGTCACCGTATTGATCATCACGCCCCTCCTGCACCTGGCGACGAACATCATCGGCTTCAAGATCGGCAAGAAGAACGTGCCCTGGTGA
- the purD gene encoding phosphoribosylamine--glycine ligase, which translates to MKVLVVGSGGRENAIVDALARSAYKPKIYAALGNLNPGIRRKAEDHLLTKETDVPAIVQYADEKSVDFAIVGPEAPLAAGLVDALHDKGIPAASPTRDAARLEFDKAWTRTFMARNGIKGVPRFKVYEDAGDAYRYLEEFPNSVIKPAGLTGGKGVKVMGEHLKTLQEGKAYIEEVLKSGKVVIEDRLEGEEVTIQAFVDGKNVSPMPTVQDHKRAYEDDKGPNTGGMGSYTDHTELLPFMFMEDYNEGVEIMKATVEALKKEMGIVYKGTLYGQFMITGDGMKVIEYNARFGDPEAMNVLTLLKTDFVDICQAMIDGSLDKMNIEFERSATVCKYVVPKGYPDHPLKDSPLNVVEKPEYKVYYASVNERDGKVYTTSSRSLAIVGVADTIAEAELLTEMGLANVHGEFHSRHDIGKEALIRKRIEHMDAIRGRRQP; encoded by the coding sequence ATGAAGGTCCTGGTAGTCGGCTCCGGCGGCAGGGAGAATGCTATCGTTGACGCGCTGGCGCGCAGCGCCTATAAACCTAAGATCTATGCAGCCCTGGGCAACCTGAACCCGGGCATCCGGCGCAAAGCCGAGGATCATCTTTTGACGAAAGAGACGGACGTGCCCGCCATCGTGCAGTACGCCGACGAAAAGAGCGTTGACTTTGCCATCGTCGGCCCGGAGGCCCCCCTGGCGGCAGGCCTCGTGGATGCCCTGCACGACAAGGGCATACCTGCTGCCAGCCCCACCAGGGACGCGGCCCGCCTCGAGTTCGACAAGGCCTGGACCCGGACCTTCATGGCCCGGAACGGCATCAAGGGCGTGCCCCGCTTTAAGGTGTACGAGGACGCGGGAGACGCTTATCGATATCTGGAAGAGTTCCCGAACAGCGTCATCAAGCCTGCCGGCCTTACGGGCGGCAAGGGCGTCAAGGTCATGGGCGAGCACCTGAAGACGCTCCAGGAGGGCAAGGCCTACATCGAGGAAGTCCTGAAAAGCGGCAAGGTCGTCATCGAGGACCGGCTGGAGGGCGAAGAGGTCACGATACAGGCGTTCGTGGACGGCAAGAACGTGTCCCCGATGCCCACTGTGCAGGACCATAAGCGGGCCTACGAGGACGATAAGGGCCCGAACACCGGCGGAATGGGCTCCTACACGGACCACACTGAGCTGCTCCCGTTCATGTTCATGGAGGACTATAACGAGGGCGTCGAGATCATGAAGGCCACCGTCGAAGCCCTGAAAAAAGAGATGGGCATCGTCTATAAGGGCACGCTGTATGGGCAGTTCATGATCACCGGCGATGGCATGAAAGTCATCGAGTATAACGCCCGGTTCGGGGACCCCGAGGCCATGAACGTGCTCACGCTATTAAAGACCGATTTTGTTGATATTTGCCAGGCCATGATCGACGGCTCTCTTGATAAGATGAACATCGAGTTCGAGAGGAGCGCCACCGTGTGTAAGTACGTGGTGCCGAAGGGGTACCCTGACCACCCATTGAAAGACTCGCCTCTTAATGTGGTCGAAAAGCCCGAGTATAAAGTGTACTATGCTAGCGTTAACGAGCGCGACGGCAAGGTGTATACGACCTCATCGAGGTCCCTGGCCATCGTGGGCGTCGCGGATACCATCGCCGAGGCCGAGCTATTGACGGAGATGGGCCTGGCGAACGTGCACGGCGAGTTCCACAGCAGGCACGACATCGGAAAGGAAGCGCTCATCCGCAAGAGGATAGAGCACATGGACGCCATCCGGGGAAGACGGCAGCCATAG